The DNA sequence GTCGAGCAGGATCGATTTTTGAAGGACGGGCATGAGGATGTTCCACCTGAGCATGCTGTTGCAATTCTAAATATGTACCCATAAATCTACATTGTTCCTCCTCACAACAACgcttttttttatccaaatgTATGCGGGCCTCATCAACCACCTTCCATCCATTCACATCCCCTCTACACAAAGGACAGCATAATTGGCAATTACCTTCTGGTGCCACCAGCTCGGCATTGATTCGAGGAACTACATCAGATGTTGATGGGGGAGTTGTATTGTGtgcatctttaaaacgaccaAGACAATTCGAGTGTAAATGGTCAGTGTCGCACACAAAGGGGCGACATCCTTTATCATACGACGAGCATTGAAGTAGTACAGCATTATGAGGAAAATCCAAGCATATCGAACAAATCACATCATCCCAGTTAGAACCAAACTGATTACTATCCATGAAAGAAATGGGAAGTTCAGCCCACTTTCATAGGAAAATTCGTCGAACAAGAACGAACTATGAACCactcaatcaaatcaaaaatattaatcacATAATCAGATTCAAATCATTGATCAACCAGGCCCAAAATGATACTGTGAGAAGTCAAAATAACACACCGAACGCCTTTAGAAG is a window from the Cucurbita pepo subsp. pepo cultivar mu-cu-16 chromosome LG07, ASM280686v2, whole genome shotgun sequence genome containing:
- the LOC111798111 gene encoding uncharacterized protein LOC111798111; the encoded protein is MDSNQFGSNWDDVICSICLDFPHNAVLLQCSSYDKGCRPFVCDTDHLHSNCLGRFKDAHNTTPPSTSDVVPRINAELVAPEGNCQLCCPLCRGDVNGWKVVDEARIHLDKKKRCCEEEQCRFMGTYLELQQHAQVEHPHARPSKIDPARQLDWENFQQSSEIIDVLSTIHSEVPHGVVFGDYVIEYGDDESGDEFEDFPGDDGNWWTSCILYQVFDNFRNSRNRRRSRVGDTRRGSRRSSNDLSNSDDSFVASVEFSEYGVEDIDDEIVNTNVSSRGNSNHRSSRRRRSRFYDN